A genomic segment from Paenibacillus phoenicis encodes:
- a CDS encoding ATP-dependent helicase: MNKANSFFLRKNEELGVELNEIQKQAVLQTEGPLLLLASPGSGKTTTIIMRIGYLIEEKGVPPRRIKAVTFSRASANDMKERFKAFFPELTPVDFSTIHSLAYEVVREHFRATQTPFQIIEGDIDAAQQETSGSEQFPLHKKIILRNLFKAIAGENITDDQLDELTTYISFIKNKMIPSEQWSKVKVEVPHAERILREYELFKQSGTRSLLLDYDDMLVVCERILAENEGVLRRYQGRYDYVLTDESQDTSRVQHAIIEKLVHKHRNLCVVADDDQSLYSWRGADPAYLLNFKQVYPEAAILFMEQNYRSSPDIVDVANTFIQRNQDRYPKKMFTENPPHKPIEIRCLDDYGDQAKYLAKEIQQIENLAEVAILYRNNSSSIALMNEFDRAGIPFYMKDADNRFFSHWVVEDILNFMRMTFTDKRPDILEKIHLKFNGYISKEQMAALLKIQNDESVFDNLLNRVPLKDYQVKQLQMCKETFQEMKGMPPLHAIHVIRDRLGYEKALEKICEWKGFRMEYLIGILNTLEEIAAGLHTMEEFAARLKYLESALRTARSKRGQNAVTFSTMHSSKGLEFERVYMIDLVEGIIPSKADKENAEMMEEATRLFYVGMTRAKKHLELLTYKKRDGVEVTESRFVASVRYIQLPSQASAASSVASPPMPALSQDNPNAIRNLAELREGESIVHRAFGKGMIVQVNGERVHIRFETGEKALSTTTCLQMGLLERAEGAS, from the coding sequence ATGAACAAAGCAAATTCCTTCTTCCTTCGCAAGAACGAAGAATTAGGTGTTGAATTAAATGAAATCCAGAAGCAAGCGGTCCTTCAAACAGAGGGACCCTTGCTTTTGTTAGCTTCACCGGGATCGGGGAAGACCACAACGATCATTATGCGGATCGGGTATCTGATCGAGGAGAAGGGGGTTCCTCCCAGAAGGATCAAGGCGGTAACGTTTAGCCGCGCTTCGGCGAACGATATGAAGGAGCGGTTTAAAGCCTTTTTCCCAGAGCTGACGCCTGTTGATTTCTCCACGATTCATAGCCTGGCTTACGAGGTGGTGCGAGAGCATTTCCGTGCGACCCAGACGCCGTTCCAGATCATCGAAGGCGATATCGACGCGGCCCAGCAAGAAACCAGCGGTTCGGAGCAATTCCCGCTACACAAGAAGATCATATTGCGGAATCTCTTTAAAGCGATAGCCGGAGAGAATATTACGGATGACCAGTTAGATGAGCTGACGACCTATATTAGCTTTATCAAAAATAAAATGATCCCCTCCGAGCAATGGTCTAAGGTCAAAGTAGAGGTGCCCCATGCCGAACGGATCTTGCGGGAGTACGAGCTCTTTAAGCAGTCTGGCACCCGGTCGCTGCTGCTTGATTATGACGACATGCTGGTGGTTTGCGAACGGATTCTGGCGGAGAATGAAGGGGTGCTTCGCAGGTATCAGGGGCGTTATGATTATGTCCTCACAGATGAGAGCCAGGATACGTCCAGGGTGCAGCATGCGATTATCGAGAAGCTGGTGCATAAGCATCGTAACTTATGCGTCGTTGCCGACGATGATCAGAGCTTGTACAGCTGGCGAGGGGCGGATCCTGCGTATTTGCTGAACTTCAAGCAAGTCTATCCGGAGGCGGCGATTTTGTTTATGGAGCAAAATTACCGCTCTTCCCCGGATATCGTGGACGTCGCCAACACGTTTATCCAGCGCAATCAGGACCGATACCCGAAAAAGATGTTCACCGAGAATCCCCCGCATAAGCCAATTGAGATTCGCTGCTTGGACGATTACGGCGATCAGGCCAAATATCTGGCGAAAGAGATTCAGCAGATCGAGAACCTTGCCGAGGTGGCGATCCTTTATCGGAATAATTCCTCATCCATCGCTTTAATGAACGAATTTGATCGTGCGGGCATTCCTTTTTATATGAAGGATGCGGATAACCGGTTCTTTTCCCATTGGGTTGTCGAGGATATCCTGAATTTCATGCGGATGACGTTCACGGATAAACGTCCCGATATTCTGGAGAAAATCCATCTGAAATTTAATGGTTATATCAGCAAGGAGCAGATGGCGGCGCTGCTCAAGATCCAGAATGACGAATCGGTCTTTGATAATCTGCTGAATCGGGTGCCGTTGAAGGATTATCAAGTGAAGCAGCTGCAGATGTGCAAGGAAACGTTTCAGGAAATGAAGGGGATGCCGCCGCTGCATGCCATTCACGTGATCCGCGATCGCTTGGGCTATGAGAAAGCCCTTGAGAAGATTTGCGAGTGGAAGGGGTTCCGCATGGAATATCTGATCGGCATCCTGAACACGCTGGAGGAAATTGCGGCGGGGCTACATACCATGGAGGAGTTTGCCGCCAGATTAAAATACCTGGAGTCTGCCTTGCGAACGGCAAGGTCCAAGCGAGGGCAAAATGCCGTCACCTTCTCGACAATGCACAGCTCCAAGGGCCTGGAGTTCGAGCGAGTGTATATGATCGATCTTGTTGAGGGGATCATCCCGTCTAAGGCGGATAAGGAGAACGCGGAAATGATGGAGGAGGCGACCCGGCTGTTTTATGTGGGGATGACCCGGGCGAAGAAGCATCTGGAGCTTCTGACTTACAAGAAACGGGATGGGGTAGAGGTGACGGAGTCGAGGTTCGTGGCATCCGTCAGGTACATCCAACTTCCATCCCAAGCGTCCGCGGCTTCATCCGTGGCTTCGCCACCCATGCCCGCTCTATCGCAGGACAACCCCAACGCCATCCGAAATCTGGCCGAGCTAAGGGAAGGGGAATCCATTGTCCATCGGGCTTTCGGAAAAGGCATGATCGTTCAAGTGAACGGGGAACGGGTTCATATCCGGTTTGAGACCGGGGAAAAAGCCTTATCAACGACCACCTGTCTCCAAATGGGCTTGTTGGAGCGAGCAGAAGGTGCATCATAG
- a CDS encoding GNAT family N-acetyltransferase, with protein sequence MGTTNMDPILIEFPESFESERLLIRAPLWGDGAAINEAVKESIEQLRPWMPWAQSISTIEQSEADIRRARLHFLERKDLRLILVHKNTGQIVGSSGLHRIDWQARKFEIGYWVRTSFERQGYVTEAVNAITRFSLEELQANRIEIRCDSRNTRSARVAERLGFRLEGILRNDACAVDGSLRDTMVFSKVRGGEF encoded by the coding sequence ATGGGCACTACAAATATGGATCCAATATTAATAGAGTTCCCTGAAAGCTTCGAAAGTGAGCGCTTATTGATCCGTGCGCCATTATGGGGAGATGGAGCGGCCATAAATGAGGCTGTTAAAGAGAGTATTGAGCAATTACGGCCGTGGATGCCCTGGGCACAAAGCATCTCAACGATCGAACAATCCGAGGCAGACATACGACGAGCCCGATTGCACTTCCTAGAACGTAAAGATCTGAGGCTTATTCTAGTACATAAGAATACAGGTCAAATCGTTGGCAGCAGTGGTCTCCATCGAATCGATTGGCAGGCACGTAAATTTGAAATTGGATATTGGGTGCGTACCTCTTTTGAAAGACAAGGTTACGTAACCGAAGCCGTAAATGCCATTACGCGTTTTTCCTTAGAAGAGCTGCAAGCCAATCGTATTGAGATCAGATGTGACTCACGTAATACACGGAGTGCAAGAGTAGCCGAACGCTTGGGCTTTAGATTGGAAGGAATTCTACGTAACGATGCATGTGCGGTTGATGGTTCGCTAAGGGATACCATGGTATTTTCGAAGGTTCGCGGGGGTGAGTTTTAG
- a CDS encoding MDR family MFS transporter, whose translation MSKPGELAAAQSKIDPAVMKVAWILLVGMLAPLFDTTIMNVAIDTLGTVLHAPVTSIQWVMTSYLLAISLVIPISGWLVDRYGGQNMWILALSLFLVGSVLCGLSWNVGSLIAFRVIQGLGGGLMMPIMQTMIVRAAGGANLGRIMAIVGLPVLIGPILGPVLGGVIIHNLDWRWIFYVNLPVCLIALLLSVRGLPKDDVANHPQKLDLLGLILLSPALVLMIYGLTKVSSEHGFFKSLVLVPIAIGLLFMIVFCWYGLKKSDHPIVDLRIFKSKTFSASSCLLFISGLSSYAGMLLLPLYYQQVRGQSVLASGLLLIPQGVGMLMTRSLAGKLTDTIGSRWVVLGGTILTLLGTLPFALGAADTSEVLLAISLIVRGGGLGGLMLPIMATAYEGLSKELIPHASSATRILQQIGGAFGASVFAVILQNQINAQSVHDISTLNTAFNHTFMWSVGFTIVSLVFIFFLPHKKRA comes from the coding sequence TGAGTAAACCAGGCGAACTTGCAGCAGCTCAATCGAAAATAGATCCAGCTGTGATGAAAGTGGCATGGATTCTGCTGGTTGGGATGCTTGCCCCTTTATTCGATACTACCATAATGAACGTCGCCATCGATACCCTTGGCACTGTACTGCATGCTCCGGTTACATCGATCCAGTGGGTGATGACGAGTTATTTGCTCGCCATTAGCCTGGTGATTCCGATTTCCGGCTGGTTGGTCGATCGTTATGGCGGTCAAAACATGTGGATATTGGCTTTAAGTTTATTTTTAGTCGGTTCTGTATTATGCGGCTTGTCTTGGAATGTGGGAAGTCTCATCGCTTTTCGAGTGATTCAAGGCTTGGGCGGCGGTTTGATGATGCCCATCATGCAGACGATGATTGTACGCGCAGCGGGCGGAGCGAACTTAGGCCGGATCATGGCGATTGTAGGTTTGCCGGTTCTGATCGGTCCAATTCTTGGCCCCGTATTAGGCGGGGTGATTATCCATAATCTAGATTGGCGTTGGATTTTCTATGTCAATCTTCCGGTGTGCTTGATCGCGCTGCTCTTATCTGTAAGGGGGCTGCCCAAAGATGATGTCGCAAATCATCCGCAGAAGCTAGACCTCTTAGGTTTAATTTTGTTGTCTCCGGCTCTCGTGCTCATGATTTATGGACTCACCAAAGTCAGCTCGGAGCATGGTTTCTTCAAAAGTCTTGTCCTTGTCCCGATCGCGATTGGACTGCTGTTTATGATCGTCTTCTGCTGGTATGGGCTAAAGAAATCGGATCACCCGATCGTCGACCTGCGAATATTTAAGAGCAAAACTTTTTCAGCGTCCTCTTGTCTGTTGTTTATTTCAGGACTCTCTTCCTATGCAGGCATGTTGTTATTGCCGCTCTACTATCAACAGGTTCGTGGTCAGAGCGTGCTTGCTTCAGGGTTACTATTGATTCCTCAAGGCGTCGGGATGTTAATGACCCGCTCCTTGGCAGGGAAACTGACGGATACCATCGGCTCCCGATGGGTGGTTCTCGGTGGTACCATTCTGACGCTGCTCGGAACCCTTCCCTTTGCCTTGGGGGCAGCCGATACCAGCGAGGTTCTGCTGGCGATCTCCCTGATTGTCCGCGGCGGAGGACTTGGGGGCCTGATGCTCCCCATCATGGCAACCGCCTATGAGGGATTATCTAAGGAATTGATTCCGCATGCCAGCAGCGCGACCCGGATCCTCCAACAAATTGGGGGTGCGTTTGGAGCTTCTGTTTTTGCCGTCATCTTACAGAATCAAATTAACGCCCAATCCGTTCACGATATCTCAACGCTGAATACAGCTTTTAACCATACCTTTATGTGGTCAGTGGGCTTCACGATTGTATCGCTTGTGTTTATTTTCTTCTTGCCTCATAAGAAAAGAGCCTAA